The following coding sequences lie in one Anguilla rostrata isolate EN2019 chromosome 8, ASM1855537v3, whole genome shotgun sequence genomic window:
- the LOC135260570 gene encoding (Lyso)-N-acylphosphatidylethanolamine lipase-like isoform X2 — protein sequence MSSKDEMQEHNDTGSGWWWWPSWRPTSTSLLKTTEARILACVKNDVWARFVTLPTQDKIWTVTVTSRRSRKPDGTDLPTPLVMVHGFGGGVALWVRNLDALCLSRPVLTFDLLGFGRSSRPHFPSDPALAEDQWVRSIEQWRQAVGVERMILLGHSLGGYLATSYAIQYPERVSHLILVDPWGFPEQPQAGGEGSEGQRSEVVKRPPLSAWVKAVTSVLSFFNPLAAVRVAGPWVNSQITHSECSLPFPIGPGLVNRFRLDFRSKFEDLFEDDTVTRYIYHCNAQSPSGEVAFRAMSEALTWAKRPMLGRVGQLPPRLPLSLLYGGRSWIDSSTGKRVELLRPQGHTHIQVIDDASHNVYADQPDVFNRASTST from the exons ATGTCTTCGAAGGATGAAATGCAAGAGCACAATGACACAGG GTCGGGTTGGTGGTGGTGGCCATCTTGGAGGCCAACGTCGACGTCACTCCTGAAGACTACAGAGGCCAGGATCCTGGCAT gtgTAAAGAATGACGTGTGGGCCCGCTTTGTGACCCTCCCCACCCAGGACAAGATCTGGACCGTCACGGTGACCAGCAGGCGCTCCCGAAAACCGGATGGGACTG aCCTTCCGACTCCCCTGGTGATGGTGCatgggtttgggggaggggtggcgcTGTGGGTGCGGAACCTGGACGCCCTGTGCCTGTCCCGGCCCGTCCTGACCTTCGACCTGCTGGGATTCGGCCGCAGCTCCCGGCCCCACTTCCCCTCTGACCCCGCCCTGGCTGAGGACCAATGGGTGCGCTCCATTGAGCAGTGGCGGCAGGCCGTGGGTGTGGAGCGGATGATCCTATTGGGCCACAGCCTCGGAGGTTACCTGGCAACGTCTTATGCCATACAGTACCCCGAGAG ggTAAGCCACCTAATCCTGGTGGACCCCTGGGGTTTCCCAGAGCAACCTCAGGCAGGGGGTGAGGGGTcggaaggtcagaggtcagaggtggTGAAGAGACCGCCCCTTTCTGCCTGGGTGAAAGCTGTGACGTCTGTTCTCAGCTTCTTCAACCCGCTAGCAGCTGTCCGAGTCGCCGGCCCctggg TGAATTCCCAGATAACACATTCTGAGTGCTCACTGCCCTTTCCGATAGGGCCTGGCCTGGTGAACAGATTCCGTCTGGACTTCCGGAGTAAGTTTGAGGACCTGTTTGAGGATGACACCGTGACTCGCTACATCTACCACTGTAATGCCCAGAGCCCCAG cgggGAGGTGGCTTTCCGGGCCATGTCGGAGGCTCTGACCTGGGCAAAGCGGCCGATGctggggagggtggggcagCTGCCCCCCCGCCTGCCGCTCAGTCTGCTGTACGGGGGGCGGTCCTGGATCGACAGCTCCACCGGGAAACGGGTGGAGCTGCTCCGCCCCCAGGGCCACACCCACATccag GTTATAGATGATGCCAGTCACAATGTCTATGCTGACCAGCCAGATGTGTTCAACAGAGCG AGTACTTCCACGTGA
- the LOC135260569 gene encoding protein-glutamine gamma-glutamyltransferase K-like: MPVELVGRFPSAGTGAGTGAGAGAAQGEGPVEKVAEGKEPEGKGGCLRRLRRGFSCCCRGQSESGDAAVDAARPDATRPDTTPGNATDVDNGVGRVEEDGVKPPQPLIGDNELQDVSLQVRSVDLLKSQKEQNRAEHQTDQYLSDDLIIRRGQTFQVALDLSRPLNSDTDKLHLELKTGPRPLVSKGTHIIIPLVEELKGGQWQAKIMEQDGNRIRLSISSPPTALIGRYHLTVVTRGPKGVATTPEDLSNDIIMLFNPWCMDDTVYMDEEEERQEYVLNDTGRIYYGTEKQIGARTWNYGQFSEGVLAACLYILEKSDVLAPGRGDPVNVVRAITAMINSPDDRGVLEGNWSGDYAGGTAPTAWSGSVDILKKYHEEGGMPVKYGQCWVFSGVTTTVLRCLGVPARSVTNFQSAHDTDVSLTIDIYFNENMEALNSLNSDSVWNFHVWNDCWMARPDLPPGMGGWQAVDSTPQETSQGTFRCGPASVTAIRNGQVYHKHDTPFVFAEVNSDKIYWQRNLDGTFSQIHSEKKAVGHFISTKAVGSNMRDDITHLYKHPEGSEEERIAVETASRYGTKPNIYSAPMAEDVCMQVTMEGEGPCIGVDAQLTIVLRNQSSHPRSASLHSQVEVMYYTGVLKGTIKKDQFLVELMPNEVKTITWVLPYQNYQDQLVDQGALMLTLSGRVRETQQVLATQTSFRLRTPDINITPIGDAVVGKEMAAEICFKNPLPCPLKGVVFRVEGLGLQSIKEIPVGDVAGLSAVTLKEHFVPSLSGVRKLVASMHCPQLTQVHGVVDIVVQDN; the protein is encoded by the exons ATGCCGGTGGAGCTGGTGGGGAGATTCCCGTCAGCGGGCACAGGGGCGGGCACGGGCGCGGGGGCGGGCGCggcccagggggaggggccagtggAGAAAGTGGCGGAGGGCAAGGAACCGGAGGGAAAGGGGGGCTGTCTCCGCAGGTTACGGAGGGGGTTTTCTTGCTGTTGCCGAGGACAGAGCGAGTCGGGTGACGCGGCGGTGGACGCTGCTCGCCCAGACGCGACCCGCCCAGACACGACCCCTGGGAACGCGACGGACGTGGACAATGGCGTAGGACGGGTGGAGGAGGACGGGGTGAAGCCGCCCCAGCCCCTAATCGGGGACAACGAGCTGCAGG ATGTATCGCTGCAGGTTCGTTCCGTGGACCTCCTGAAATCTCAGAAGGAGCAAAACCGCGCTGAGCATCAAACAGACCAGTACCTCAGCGATGACCTCATCATCCGCCGGGGCCAGACCTTCCAGGTGGCCCTTGACCTCTCACGACCTTTGAACTCCGACACCGACAAGCTTCACCTGGAGCTCAAGACAG gaccccgccccctggtgtcaaagggcacacacatcatcatcCCATTGGTAGAGGAGCTGAAAGGTGGCCAATGGCAAGCCAAGATCATGGAGCAGGACGGCAACAGGATCAGGCTGTCCATCAGCTCCCCTCCAACGGCCCTGATTGGCCGATACCATCTCACCGTGGTGACCCGCGGCCCAAAGGGCGTGGCCACCACACCTGAAGACCTaagcaatgacatcatcatgctGTTCAACCCCTGGTGCAtgg ACGACACGGTGTACATggacgaagaggaggagaggcaggagtacGTCCTGAACGACACGGGGAGGATCTACTACGGCACGGAGAAACAGATCGGAGCCCGAACCTGGAACTATGGACAG TTTAGTGAAGGAGTCCTCGCGGCCTGCCTCTACATCCTGGAGAAGAGCGATGTTCTGGCGCCCGGCCGGGGAGACCCGGTGAACGTGGTCAGAGCCATAACCGCCATG attaaCTCCCCGGATGATCGGGGGGTGTTGGAGGGAAACTGGTCGGGGGACTACGCCGGTGGGACCGCTCCCACGGCGTGGAGCGGGAGTGTGGATATCCTGAAGAAGTACCACGAGGAAGGAGGCATGCCTGTCAAATACGGCCAGTGCTGGGTGTTCTCCGGGGTCACcaccacag TGCTCCGGTGTCTGGGTGTCCCTGCTCGAAGTGTGACAAACTTCCAGTCTGCCCACGACACGGACGTCTCCCTGACAATAGACATATATTTCAACGAGAACATGGAAGCTCTCAACTCCTTGAACTCTGACTCCGTCTG GAACTTTCATGTGTGGAATGACTGCTGGATGGCACGGCCGGACCTGCCcccggggatgggggggtggcaggCCGTCGACTCCACCCCACAGGAGACCAGCCAGGGGACCTTCCGCTGTGGACCCGCCTCTGTCACGGCCATCCGTAACGGACAGGTCTATCACAAGCACGACACGCCCTTCGTCTTCGCTGAG GTGAACAGCGATAAGATCTACTGGCAGAGGAATCTGGACGGCACCTTCAGCCAGATCCACAGTGAGAAGAAGGCCGTGGGGCACTTCATCAGCACCAAGGCTGTGGGATCCAACATGCGGGATGACATCACCCACCTCTACAAACACCCAGAGG GGTCAGAGGAGGAGCGCATCGCTGTGGAGACCGCCAGTCGCTATGGCACCAAGCCAAACATCTACTCTGCCCCCATGGCGGAGGACGTGTGCATGCAGGTCAccatggagggggaggggccctgCATCGGGGTAGACGCCCAGTTGACCATCGTCCTGCGCAACCAGAGTTCCCACCCGCGCAGTGCCAGCCTCCACAGCCAGGTGGAGGTCATGTACTACACCGGCGTGCTCAAGGGCACCATCAAGAAGGACCAGTTCCTCGTCGAACTCATGCCCAACGAAG ttAAGACCATCACCTGGGTCCTGCCATATCAGAACTACCAGGACCAGCTGGTGGACCAGGGTGCGCTGATGCTGACGCTGTCTGGTCGGGTTCGGGAGACCCAACAGGTTCTGGCCACACAGACCAGTTTCCGGCTACGCACTCCAGACATCAACATCACA CCTATAGGGGACGCTGTTGTGGGCAAAGAGATGGCAGCCGAGATCTGCTTCAAAAACCCCCTGCCATGCCCACTCAAGGGCGTGGTGTTCCGGGTGGAGGGGCTTGGCTTGCAGAGCATCAAGGAAATTCCAGTGGG tgatgTGGCCGGTCTCTCCGCGGTCACTCTGAAAGAGCACTTCGTTCCGTCTCTGTCTGGGGTCAGGAAGCTGGTGGCCTCCATGCACTGTCCGCAGCTCACGCAGGTGCACGGCGTGGTGGACATCGTCGTCCAGGACAACTGA
- the LOC135260570 gene encoding (Lyso)-N-acylphosphatidylethanolamine lipase-like isoform X3 translates to MSSKDEMQEHNDTGSGWWWWPSWRPTSTSLLKTTEARILACVKNDVWARFVTLPTQDKIWTVTVTSRRSRKPDGTDLPTPLVMVHGFGGGVALWVRNLDALCLSRPVLTFDLLGFGRSSRPHFPSDPALAEDQWVRSIEQWRQAVGVERMILLGHSLGGYLATSYAIQYPERVSHLILVDPWGFPEQPQAGGEGSEGQRSEVVKRPPLSAWVKAVTSVLSFFNPLAAVRVAGPWGPGLVNRFRLDFRSKFEDLFEDDTVTRYIYHCNAQSPSGEVAFRAMSEALTWAKRPMLGRVGQLPPRLPLSLLYGGRSWIDSSTGKRVELLRPQGHTHIQVIDDASHNVYADQPDVFNRAVKNICDTVD, encoded by the exons ATGTCTTCGAAGGATGAAATGCAAGAGCACAATGACACAGG GTCGGGTTGGTGGTGGTGGCCATCTTGGAGGCCAACGTCGACGTCACTCCTGAAGACTACAGAGGCCAGGATCCTGGCAT gtgTAAAGAATGACGTGTGGGCCCGCTTTGTGACCCTCCCCACCCAGGACAAGATCTGGACCGTCACGGTGACCAGCAGGCGCTCCCGAAAACCGGATGGGACTG aCCTTCCGACTCCCCTGGTGATGGTGCatgggtttgggggaggggtggcgcTGTGGGTGCGGAACCTGGACGCCCTGTGCCTGTCCCGGCCCGTCCTGACCTTCGACCTGCTGGGATTCGGCCGCAGCTCCCGGCCCCACTTCCCCTCTGACCCCGCCCTGGCTGAGGACCAATGGGTGCGCTCCATTGAGCAGTGGCGGCAGGCCGTGGGTGTGGAGCGGATGATCCTATTGGGCCACAGCCTCGGAGGTTACCTGGCAACGTCTTATGCCATACAGTACCCCGAGAG ggTAAGCCACCTAATCCTGGTGGACCCCTGGGGTTTCCCAGAGCAACCTCAGGCAGGGGGTGAGGGGTcggaaggtcagaggtcagaggtggTGAAGAGACCGCCCCTTTCTGCCTGGGTGAAAGCTGTGACGTCTGTTCTCAGCTTCTTCAACCCGCTAGCAGCTGTCCGAGTCGCCGGCCCctggg GGCCTGGCCTGGTGAACAGATTCCGTCTGGACTTCCGGAGTAAGTTTGAGGACCTGTTTGAGGATGACACCGTGACTCGCTACATCTACCACTGTAATGCCCAGAGCCCCAG cgggGAGGTGGCTTTCCGGGCCATGTCGGAGGCTCTGACCTGGGCAAAGCGGCCGATGctggggagggtggggcagCTGCCCCCCCGCCTGCCGCTCAGTCTGCTGTACGGGGGGCGGTCCTGGATCGACAGCTCCACCGGGAAACGGGTGGAGCTGCTCCGCCCCCAGGGCCACACCCACATccag GTTATAGATGATGCCAGTCACAATGTCTATGCTGACCAGCCAGATGTGTTCAACAGAGCGGTGAAGAACATTTGTGACACTGtggactga
- the LOC135260570 gene encoding (Lyso)-N-acylphosphatidylethanolamine lipase-like isoform X4, with protein MVHGFGGGVALWVRNLDALCLSRPVLTFDLLGFGRSSRPHFPSDPALAEDQWVRSIEQWRQAVGVERMILLGHSLGGYLATSYAIQYPERVSHLILVDPWGFPEQPQAGGEGSEGQRSEVVKRPPLSAWVKAVTSVLSFFNPLAAVRVAGPWVNSQITHSECSLPFPIGPGLVNRFRLDFRSKFEDLFEDDTVTRYIYHCNAQSPSGEVAFRAMSEALTWAKRPMLGRVGQLPPRLPLSLLYGGRSWIDSSTGKRVELLRPQGHTHIQVIDDASHNVYADQPDVFNRAVKNICDTVD; from the exons ATGGTGCatgggtttgggggaggggtggcgcTGTGGGTGCGGAACCTGGACGCCCTGTGCCTGTCCCGGCCCGTCCTGACCTTCGACCTGCTGGGATTCGGCCGCAGCTCCCGGCCCCACTTCCCCTCTGACCCCGCCCTGGCTGAGGACCAATGGGTGCGCTCCATTGAGCAGTGGCGGCAGGCCGTGGGTGTGGAGCGGATGATCCTATTGGGCCACAGCCTCGGAGGTTACCTGGCAACGTCTTATGCCATACAGTACCCCGAGAG ggTAAGCCACCTAATCCTGGTGGACCCCTGGGGTTTCCCAGAGCAACCTCAGGCAGGGGGTGAGGGGTcggaaggtcagaggtcagaggtggTGAAGAGACCGCCCCTTTCTGCCTGGGTGAAAGCTGTGACGTCTGTTCTCAGCTTCTTCAACCCGCTAGCAGCTGTCCGAGTCGCCGGCCCctggg TGAATTCCCAGATAACACATTCTGAGTGCTCACTGCCCTTTCCGATAGGGCCTGGCCTGGTGAACAGATTCCGTCTGGACTTCCGGAGTAAGTTTGAGGACCTGTTTGAGGATGACACCGTGACTCGCTACATCTACCACTGTAATGCCCAGAGCCCCAG cgggGAGGTGGCTTTCCGGGCCATGTCGGAGGCTCTGACCTGGGCAAAGCGGCCGATGctggggagggtggggcagCTGCCCCCCCGCCTGCCGCTCAGTCTGCTGTACGGGGGGCGGTCCTGGATCGACAGCTCCACCGGGAAACGGGTGGAGCTGCTCCGCCCCCAGGGCCACACCCACATccag GTTATAGATGATGCCAGTCACAATGTCTATGCTGACCAGCCAGATGTGTTCAACAGAGCGGTGAAGAACATTTGTGACACTGtggactga
- the LOC135260570 gene encoding (Lyso)-N-acylphosphatidylethanolamine lipase-like isoform X1, giving the protein MSSKDEMQEHNDTGSGWWWWPSWRPTSTSLLKTTEARILACVKNDVWARFVTLPTQDKIWTVTVTSRRSRKPDGTDLPTPLVMVHGFGGGVALWVRNLDALCLSRPVLTFDLLGFGRSSRPHFPSDPALAEDQWVRSIEQWRQAVGVERMILLGHSLGGYLATSYAIQYPERVSHLILVDPWGFPEQPQAGGEGSEGQRSEVVKRPPLSAWVKAVTSVLSFFNPLAAVRVAGPWVNSQITHSECSLPFPIGPGLVNRFRLDFRSKFEDLFEDDTVTRYIYHCNAQSPSGEVAFRAMSEALTWAKRPMLGRVGQLPPRLPLSLLYGGRSWIDSSTGKRVELLRPQGHTHIQVIDDASHNVYADQPDVFNRAVKNICDTVD; this is encoded by the exons ATGTCTTCGAAGGATGAAATGCAAGAGCACAATGACACAGG GTCGGGTTGGTGGTGGTGGCCATCTTGGAGGCCAACGTCGACGTCACTCCTGAAGACTACAGAGGCCAGGATCCTGGCAT gtgTAAAGAATGACGTGTGGGCCCGCTTTGTGACCCTCCCCACCCAGGACAAGATCTGGACCGTCACGGTGACCAGCAGGCGCTCCCGAAAACCGGATGGGACTG aCCTTCCGACTCCCCTGGTGATGGTGCatgggtttgggggaggggtggcgcTGTGGGTGCGGAACCTGGACGCCCTGTGCCTGTCCCGGCCCGTCCTGACCTTCGACCTGCTGGGATTCGGCCGCAGCTCCCGGCCCCACTTCCCCTCTGACCCCGCCCTGGCTGAGGACCAATGGGTGCGCTCCATTGAGCAGTGGCGGCAGGCCGTGGGTGTGGAGCGGATGATCCTATTGGGCCACAGCCTCGGAGGTTACCTGGCAACGTCTTATGCCATACAGTACCCCGAGAG ggTAAGCCACCTAATCCTGGTGGACCCCTGGGGTTTCCCAGAGCAACCTCAGGCAGGGGGTGAGGGGTcggaaggtcagaggtcagaggtggTGAAGAGACCGCCCCTTTCTGCCTGGGTGAAAGCTGTGACGTCTGTTCTCAGCTTCTTCAACCCGCTAGCAGCTGTCCGAGTCGCCGGCCCctggg TGAATTCCCAGATAACACATTCTGAGTGCTCACTGCCCTTTCCGATAGGGCCTGGCCTGGTGAACAGATTCCGTCTGGACTTCCGGAGTAAGTTTGAGGACCTGTTTGAGGATGACACCGTGACTCGCTACATCTACCACTGTAATGCCCAGAGCCCCAG cgggGAGGTGGCTTTCCGGGCCATGTCGGAGGCTCTGACCTGGGCAAAGCGGCCGATGctggggagggtggggcagCTGCCCCCCCGCCTGCCGCTCAGTCTGCTGTACGGGGGGCGGTCCTGGATCGACAGCTCCACCGGGAAACGGGTGGAGCTGCTCCGCCCCCAGGGCCACACCCACATccag GTTATAGATGATGCCAGTCACAATGTCTATGCTGACCAGCCAGATGTGTTCAACAGAGCGGTGAAGAACATTTGTGACACTGtggactga